In the Tribolium castaneum strain GA2 chromosome 1, icTriCast1.1, whole genome shotgun sequence genome, one interval contains:
- the RagC-D gene encoding ras-related GTP-binding protein C isoform X1: protein MSYQDEEEGGAFDGHASSFPKDFGYGAFDGDHDVNLSASGEQKPRILLMGLRRSGKSSIQKVVFHKMSPNETLFLESTNKIVKDDINNSSFVQFQIWDFPGQIDFFDSSFDSDMIFGGCGALVFVIDAQDDYMEALNKLNLTVTKAYKVNPSIKFEVFIHKVDGLGDDFKMESQRDIHQRATDDLADSGYDQIHLSFHLTSIYDHSIFEAFSKVVQKLIPQLPALENLLNILNTNSAIEKSFLFDVVSKIYIATDSTPVDMQSYELCCDMIDVVIDVSWIYGQVFSVKEEQDPAAFDEQSSSLIKLNNGTVLYLREVNKFLALVCILREDNFDHKGIIDYNFLCFREAIQQVFELRNKCQGNSLTNSAGSPIVNGNNILGERHLSPTLTDELGSK, encoded by the exons ATG TCGTATCAAGATGAAGAGGAAGGTGGGGCTTTTGATGGGCATGCAAGTTCGTTTCCTAAAGATTTTGGTTATGGGGCTTTCGACGGGGACCACGACGTGAACCTGTCGGCCTCAGGGGAACAGAAACCTCGAATACTTCTCATGGGGCTCAGGAG ATCTGGGAAATCGTCGATACAGAAAGTCGTTTTCCATAAAATGTCCCCAAACGAAACTCTCTTCCTTGAAAGTACAAATAAGATAGTTAAGGATGACATAAACAACTCCAGTTTTGTTCAGTTCCAAATCTGGGATTTCCCCGGACAGATTGATTTTTTCGATTCGTCGTTTGATTCCGACATGATTTTTGGCGGCTGTGGGGCGCTAGTTTTCGTGATAGATGCCCAA GACGACTACATGGAAGctctcaataaattaaatctaaCGGTTACAAAAGCCTACAAAGTGAACCCGTCGATAAAATTTGAAGTTTTCATTCATAAGGTAGATGGCTTAGGAGATGATTTCAAGATGGAGTCGCAGAGGGACATCCATCAGCGAGCCACAGATGACTTAGCCGACTctg GTTATGACCAAATACACCTCAGTTTTCATTTGACGTCGATCTACGACCACTCGATTTTCGAAGCGTTCTCTAAAGTAGTGCAAAAGTTGATCCCTCAGTTACCGGCCTTGGAAAACTTGCtcaatattttaaacacg AATTCAGCGATTGAAAAATCGTTTTTGTTCGATGTGGTTTCAAAAATCTACATTGCGACCGATTCAACCCCCGTCGATATGCAAAGCTACGAATTGTGCTGCGATATGATCGACGTTGTGATTGACGTTTCGTGGATTTATGG TCAAGTTTTCAGTGTCAAAGAGGAACAAGACCCGGCCGCCTTCGACGAGCAGAGTTCTAGTCTTATTAAGTTAAATAACGGTACTGTTCTTTATTTGAGGGAAGTCAACAAATTCCTGGCTCTAGTCTGTATTTTGCGAGAGGACAATTTCGACCACAAAG GAATCATCgactacaattttttgtgctttcGGGAGGCGATCCAGCAAGTGTTTGAATTGCGAAATAAGTGCCAAGGTAACTCGTTAACTAATTCCGCAGGCAGCCCTATAGTTAATGGAAACAATATTTTGGGAGAGAGGCATTTAAGTCCCACACTAACTGATGAACTAGgtagtaaataa
- the RagC-D gene encoding ras-related GTP-binding protein C isoform X2 has product MSYQDEEEGGAFDGHASSFPKDFGYGAFDGDHDVNLSASGEQKPRILLMGLRRSGKSSIQKVVFHKMSPNETLFLESTNKIVKDDINNSSFVQFQIWDFPGQIDFFDSSFDSDMIFGGCGALVFVIDAQDDYMEALNKLNLTVTKAYKVNPSIKFEVFIHKVDGLGDDFKMESQRDIHQRATDDLADSGYDQIHLSFHLTSIYDHSIFEAFSKVVQKLIPQLPALENLLNILNTNSAIEKSFLFDVVSKIYIATDSTPVDMQSYELCCDMIDVVIDVSWIYGVKEEQDPAAFDEQSSSLIKLNNGTVLYLREVNKFLALVCILREDNFDHKGIIDYNFLCFREAIQQVFELRNKCQGNSLTNSAGSPIVNGNNILGERHLSPTLTDELGSK; this is encoded by the exons ATG TCGTATCAAGATGAAGAGGAAGGTGGGGCTTTTGATGGGCATGCAAGTTCGTTTCCTAAAGATTTTGGTTATGGGGCTTTCGACGGGGACCACGACGTGAACCTGTCGGCCTCAGGGGAACAGAAACCTCGAATACTTCTCATGGGGCTCAGGAG ATCTGGGAAATCGTCGATACAGAAAGTCGTTTTCCATAAAATGTCCCCAAACGAAACTCTCTTCCTTGAAAGTACAAATAAGATAGTTAAGGATGACATAAACAACTCCAGTTTTGTTCAGTTCCAAATCTGGGATTTCCCCGGACAGATTGATTTTTTCGATTCGTCGTTTGATTCCGACATGATTTTTGGCGGCTGTGGGGCGCTAGTTTTCGTGATAGATGCCCAA GACGACTACATGGAAGctctcaataaattaaatctaaCGGTTACAAAAGCCTACAAAGTGAACCCGTCGATAAAATTTGAAGTTTTCATTCATAAGGTAGATGGCTTAGGAGATGATTTCAAGATGGAGTCGCAGAGGGACATCCATCAGCGAGCCACAGATGACTTAGCCGACTctg GTTATGACCAAATACACCTCAGTTTTCATTTGACGTCGATCTACGACCACTCGATTTTCGAAGCGTTCTCTAAAGTAGTGCAAAAGTTGATCCCTCAGTTACCGGCCTTGGAAAACTTGCtcaatattttaaacacg AATTCAGCGATTGAAAAATCGTTTTTGTTCGATGTGGTTTCAAAAATCTACATTGCGACCGATTCAACCCCCGTCGATATGCAAAGCTACGAATTGTGCTGCGATATGATCGACGTTGTGATTGACGTTTCGTGGATTTATGG TGTCAAAGAGGAACAAGACCCGGCCGCCTTCGACGAGCAGAGTTCTAGTCTTATTAAGTTAAATAACGGTACTGTTCTTTATTTGAGGGAAGTCAACAAATTCCTGGCTCTAGTCTGTATTTTGCGAGAGGACAATTTCGACCACAAAG GAATCATCgactacaattttttgtgctttcGGGAGGCGATCCAGCAAGTGTTTGAATTGCGAAATAAGTGCCAAGGTAACTCGTTAACTAATTCCGCAGGCAGCCCTATAGTTAATGGAAACAATATTTTGGGAGAGAGGCATTTAAGTCCCACACTAACTGATGAACTAGgtagtaaataa
- the RagC-D gene encoding ras-related GTP-binding protein C isoform X3 — protein MGLRRSGKSSIQKVVFHKMSPNETLFLESTNKIVKDDINNSSFVQFQIWDFPGQIDFFDSSFDSDMIFGGCGALVFVIDAQDDYMEALNKLNLTVTKAYKVNPSIKFEVFIHKVDGLGDDFKMESQRDIHQRATDDLADSGYDQIHLSFHLTSIYDHSIFEAFSKVVQKLIPQLPALENLLNILNTNSAIEKSFLFDVVSKIYIATDSTPVDMQSYELCCDMIDVVIDVSWIYGQVFSVKEEQDPAAFDEQSSSLIKLNNGTVLYLREVNKFLALVCILREDNFDHKGIIDYNFLCFREAIQQVFELRNKCQGNSLTNSAGSPIVNGNNILGERHLSPTLTDELGSK, from the exons ATGGGGCTCAGGAG ATCTGGGAAATCGTCGATACAGAAAGTCGTTTTCCATAAAATGTCCCCAAACGAAACTCTCTTCCTTGAAAGTACAAATAAGATAGTTAAGGATGACATAAACAACTCCAGTTTTGTTCAGTTCCAAATCTGGGATTTCCCCGGACAGATTGATTTTTTCGATTCGTCGTTTGATTCCGACATGATTTTTGGCGGCTGTGGGGCGCTAGTTTTCGTGATAGATGCCCAA GACGACTACATGGAAGctctcaataaattaaatctaaCGGTTACAAAAGCCTACAAAGTGAACCCGTCGATAAAATTTGAAGTTTTCATTCATAAGGTAGATGGCTTAGGAGATGATTTCAAGATGGAGTCGCAGAGGGACATCCATCAGCGAGCCACAGATGACTTAGCCGACTctg GTTATGACCAAATACACCTCAGTTTTCATTTGACGTCGATCTACGACCACTCGATTTTCGAAGCGTTCTCTAAAGTAGTGCAAAAGTTGATCCCTCAGTTACCGGCCTTGGAAAACTTGCtcaatattttaaacacg AATTCAGCGATTGAAAAATCGTTTTTGTTCGATGTGGTTTCAAAAATCTACATTGCGACCGATTCAACCCCCGTCGATATGCAAAGCTACGAATTGTGCTGCGATATGATCGACGTTGTGATTGACGTTTCGTGGATTTATGG TCAAGTTTTCAGTGTCAAAGAGGAACAAGACCCGGCCGCCTTCGACGAGCAGAGTTCTAGTCTTATTAAGTTAAATAACGGTACTGTTCTTTATTTGAGGGAAGTCAACAAATTCCTGGCTCTAGTCTGTATTTTGCGAGAGGACAATTTCGACCACAAAG GAATCATCgactacaattttttgtgctttcGGGAGGCGATCCAGCAAGTGTTTGAATTGCGAAATAAGTGCCAAGGTAACTCGTTAACTAATTCCGCAGGCAGCCCTATAGTTAATGGAAACAATATTTTGGGAGAGAGGCATTTAAGTCCCACACTAACTGATGAACTAGgtagtaaataa